Sequence from the Anaerotignum faecicola genome:
TTTAAAGACTCCTCTGACGGTACTCAACAATTATCTGGAGCTGCTGGGGGATGAGAATGTCGCCTCCAGTGAGCAGGAGCGGACGGAATATCTGGGAATTGCCTATCATAAGAACCTGGATCTCCAGCGGCTCATCCATAATCTGTTTGAAGTTACCAGGATGGAAGGCGGTACGGTCAGCTACCGTCTGGAATGGGTTATGGCCCTTCCGCTTATGGAGGAGGCGGAAAGAAAGTACGGGGACCTGGCCGGCGGCATGGGGCTCTTCTTTACGGCAGAGGCGGATGATGCGCTGAAACTGAAGATAGATAGAAATAAAATCTGGAGCGTGCTGGATAATCTGGTCTATAATGCACTGCGCCATACGCCGGAGGGCGGCAGTATCGCCCTTGGTATTAAGCGGAGAGGAGACCGGGCAGTGCTTACGGTGGCGGATACCGGGGAGGGGATAGATGCCGGGCATCTCCCTCATAT
This genomic interval carries:
- a CDS encoding HAMP domain-containing histidine kinase gives rise to the protein MEGGTVSYRLEWVMALPLMEEAERKYGDLAGGMGLFFTAEADDALKLKIDRNKIWSVLDNLVYNALRHTPEGGSIALGIKRRGDRAVLTVADTGEGIDAGHLPH